The genomic region GCGATGCGATGCGGGACGTGCTCGACCCGAGGCTGCGCGGCGGACGCCGCTAGGCCGGCCCTGAGTGGCCAACGAGGGCGTCGAGGATCTCTCGCATCTCGACGAAGAGGTCGTTGACGCGGACGCGCGAGTGCGCGTCCAGGGCCAGAGTCAGCGCGATGACGTCGTCGCCGCGCAGGTTCGACCAGGCCGGCAATCCGAGCAGGTGGCGCAGTTCCTGCTCGATCCGGCCCAGGCGTGCTTCGCCGTCGTCGGCTGGCTCCGTGGCAGTGCCTCCTCCGGGCGTGATGTTAAGCCGAAGCTGTGTCCGTTGCATCGGCAGCAGACTCGGATCTCCTTGTCCCTACATAGGGGCGGTGCTATGATCCGGCGCGAATTAGGGACATAATTCACAAAGTCGCCTGCAGCGGCCGGATTCCGCCCAGGCGCCCGCCGCAAGACTCAGAGCGAACGGAATGGAGTATCCGTGCTAAACGAGTTCGGGCGAGTCGGAGTCCTGTTCTTCTTCGCCATCCTGTTTCCCTCCATCCCGCTGGTAGCGTCGCTCGCGTTCAGGGTCCTGAAGATCCGCCCGGAGGCGCCGGACCCGGTGAAGACAGCCATCTATGAGTGCGGCGTGGAGACCGAGGGAGACTCCTGGGTGCAGTTCAACTTCCGGTACTACCTCATCGCCCTGCTGTTCGTAATCATCGACGTCGAGGTGGTCTTCCTCTACACCTGGGCCGTGGCCTTCCGGGACCAGCTCGTGGTCGGCTTCATCGAGGCCATGACCTTCATCGCCATCCTCGCTGTCGGCTTCGTTTACGCCTGGCGCAAGCGCGCGCTGGAGTGGCGATGACCCTGGCCCTCACGGGAACCCAGGTCGCGGGGAGGCTCCGGTCAGCCTTTCCGGACGCTGTCATCGCCGAGGATGACGTCTCCGTCACGGTGCGCGCCGAACGCATCGTCGAAATTGCCCTCTACCTGCGAGATGACCCTGACTTCGACTGCAAGTACCTGAACAGCCTGACGGCGGTGGACTGGATCGACTACTTCGAAGTCGTGTATCACCTGTCGTCGCTCGCCAGGAACCATGCTCTCACGCTCAAGGCCCGCGCCGACCGGACCAGGGCCGGCGTGCCTTCGGTGATTTCAGTCTGGCAGGGGGCCGACCTGCAGGAGCGCGAGGTCTTCGACCTCATGGGCATCACTTTCGAAGGCCATCCGCGCATGAAGCGCATCTTTCTCTGGGAGGGCTTCCCAGGCCACCCGCTGCGCAAGGACTACCTCGCCCTGCCCGGCGGCTACAAGCCGGGACTACAGCGGTTCCCGTACGAGTTCCCGGAAGGCCAGAGCGAGTACCCCTACCTCGGGCGCTCCCCCCATGCCGACCTCATGCTGGGCACGGCCCACCTCGAGGCTGAGGCTGAGCCGGAGCTCTCCGGCCCGCCGCCGGCGGACGCGCGCCCGGTGCAGCCGACCGCCGGCCTTGCGGTGCCCCAGGGCGAGGAACCCGGCAAGCAGGCGGCCCGCGCCGGCAAGGAGACCGACCTGGAGGTGGTCGCGGAAAAGGCGAACGAGGACGACGTGCCGTGACCGAGATCCGCACTCCTCCCTACGTCGTCAATATCGGGCCGCAGCACCCCTCCACCCACGGAGTCTTCCGCGTGAAGGCGACCCTGGACGGGGAGCGCGTAATCGCCGCCGAGATGGTGTTGGGCTACCTGCACAGGAGCATGGAGAAGCTGGCGGAGGAGCGCACCTTCACCCAGAACATCCCCTTCACCGACCGGATGGACTACCTGGCGGCGATGACAGGGAACCTCGGCTACTGCCTCGCGGTCGAGAAGCTGGCCGGCATCGAGGTGCCGGAGCGGGCGCAATACCTGCGCGTCATCTTCGCCGAACTGCAGCGCATCGCCTCACATTGCATGGCGAACGGCACCTTCGTGAACGACTGCGGCGCCTGGCAGACACCCCTGATGTACATGTTCCGCGAGCGTGAGCGCATTCTGGACCTTTTCGAGATGACTTGCGGCGCCCGCCTGACCACGAACTACATGCGCATCGGCGGCGTGTCGTTCGACGTGCCGGACGAGTGGTACCCGGCGATAGAGTCTCTCATTAACGACCTTCCAGAGCGCATCGCCGAGTACGAAGACCTGCTGCTCGACAACGAAATCCTCCTGGCCCGTGGCCGCGACGTCGGCGTACTGAAGCCCGATGTCGCCATCAACGCTTCTGCCAGCGGCCCCCTGCTGCGGGGCTGTGGCATCGCCTGGGACATCCGCAAGGCCGACCCTTACTGCGTCTACGACCGCATGCAGTTCGACATTCCCGTGGGGCACAACGGCGACTGTTTCGACCGCTTCGTGGTGCGCATGGAGGAGATGAAGCAGAGCCTGCGCATCATCAGGCAGGCCTACGAAGAGCTTCCCGGCGGGCCTGTCAACGTCCCTATCCCCCTGGCCCTGAGGCCGGAACCCGGAGAGGCGTACGCGCGCATCGAGTCGCCCAAGGGTGAGCTTGGCTTCTACGTGGTGAGCGACGGCGGCCCGACGCCCTACCGCTGGCACGTCCGCTCGCCGTCGTTCATCAACCTGACGGTGCTGAACGACATGGTCGTCGGCCACTCGTTAGCCGACGCCATCGTGACCCTGGGAAGCATCGACATCAATGTGGGGGAGATCGACCGGTGAGGTTGCTCAACTGGTACGACTTCGACCCCTTCCGCGAGCTGTACGAGTGGCTCGCAAAGCACACCGAGGACTGGGTCGTGTACCTGGTCAGCGCGATTGTGGGCTGTGTCGGCATCCTGACGTTTGTCGGCCTGGGCGCGCTGATCAACGTCTGGTTGGAGCGCAGGATTATCGGCCGGATGCAGGTGCGCCGCGGCCCGAACCGGGTGGGCCCCTGGGGCCTGCTGCAACCAGTGGCGGACGCGATCAAGCTGATCCAGAAGGAGGTCCTGCAGCCGGACCTGGCCGATAGCAAGCTCTTCAGCCTGCCGCCGATCCTCGTCTTCATCCCGGCGATGCTCAGCTTTGCCGTGTTCGCCTGGGCGCCCGATATGGTCCTCGCGAACCTCGACGTGGGCGTCCTTTACCTGCTAGCGCTTTCGTCCATCACGGCGCTGGCGGTCTTCATCGCTGGTTGGGCCTCGAACAACAAGTATGCCCTGCTCGGGGCGATGCGCGTGATCGCCATGATGGTGAGCTATGAAGCGCCGATGGTCATGGCGCTGCTCGGGCCAGTCCTCTTCGTTGGCACCATGAGCGTGGCCGGGCTTGTCGCCTGGCAGTCCCATTACGGGCCGCTGGCGATCTACGTCCCGATCTCGCTCGTGGTCTACATCGTGTCCGCCACGGCCGAGCTGAACAGGACGCCGGCGGACATAGCCGAGGCCGAGTCCGAAATCGTTGCCGGTTACCACACCGAGTACTCGGGCATGAAATGGGGCCTGTTCTACGCCGTGGAGCTCGTGAACTCGCTCGCCGTCTCGGCGATCGTCGCCAGCCTCTTCTTCGGGGGCTGGTGGCTCGGCGGCCTGGAGGAGTTCGTCCCGCCCTGGATCATCTTCATCGTGAAGACCTACATCTTCTACTTCGGGCTGATCTGGCTGCGCGGGACGCTGCCGCGCTTCCGGATCGACCAGCTGATGGCGCTGGCCTGGAAGATGCTGTTGCCCCTGGGGCTGATCAACGCCGGCATCCTTGCCACGGAAGTGCTGATCTGGCGGGAAGCGGATCTGGGCGACTGGGTCCTGGCCGTATTCGCTGTCGTGAACATCGCCCTGGCTGCCGGCCTCCTGATCCTGTTCTTCCGCGTAATCACCGCAAGGCTGTACCGCCTGCCGCGGCGCCCGGTCCTGGTGCCGACAATCCAGGTGCCTTCGCTGCCTGCGCCCAAGACCACAGCTTCGTTGAACCCGCCGGCGGCCGCGCCTTGAACAAGAGGCAGGGAGGCGAATGGACGATACCGCGGTAGTCATTGCCTTCTGGGTGCTGGCCATCCTCACGATTGTCAGCGCCCTCATGGTGGCTCTGGTCAGGGACCTCATCCACGCCGTCCTTTTCCTGATCCTCTCCTTCGTCGGCGTGGCGGGCCTGTACATAACGCTCTCCGCGGACTTCGTGGCCGTGGTGCAGGTGCTGATCTACGCGGGCGCCATCTCCGTCCTGATGCTGTTCTCGATCCTGCTGACGCCGCGATCGGCGCGCGACAACGCGCCGGTCAACTACTCGG from Dehalococcoidia bacterium harbors:
- a CDS encoding NADH-quinone oxidoreductase subunit A gives rise to the protein MLNEFGRVGVLFFFAILFPSIPLVASLAFRVLKIRPEAPDPVKTAIYECGVETEGDSWVQFNFRYYLIALLFVIIDVEVVFLYTWAVAFRDQLVVGFIEAMTFIAILAVGFVYAWRKRALEWR
- a CDS encoding NADH-quinone oxidoreductase subunit C encodes the protein MTLALTGTQVAGRLRSAFPDAVIAEDDVSVTVRAERIVEIALYLRDDPDFDCKYLNSLTAVDWIDYFEVVYHLSSLARNHALTLKARADRTRAGVPSVISVWQGADLQEREVFDLMGITFEGHPRMKRIFLWEGFPGHPLRKDYLALPGGYKPGLQRFPYEFPEGQSEYPYLGRSPHADLMLGTAHLEAEAEPELSGPPPADARPVQPTAGLAVPQGEEPGKQAARAGKETDLEVVAEKANEDDVP
- a CDS encoding NADH-quinone oxidoreductase subunit D produces the protein MRTPPYVVNIGPQHPSTHGVFRVKATLDGERVIAAEMVLGYLHRSMEKLAEERTFTQNIPFTDRMDYLAAMTGNLGYCLAVEKLAGIEVPERAQYLRVIFAELQRIASHCMANGTFVNDCGAWQTPLMYMFRERERILDLFEMTCGARLTTNYMRIGGVSFDVPDEWYPAIESLINDLPERIAEYEDLLLDNEILLARGRDVGVLKPDVAINASASGPLLRGCGIAWDIRKADPYCVYDRMQFDIPVGHNGDCFDRFVVRMEEMKQSLRIIRQAYEELPGGPVNVPIPLALRPEPGEAYARIESPKGELGFYVVSDGGPTPYRWHVRSPSFINLTVLNDMVVGHSLADAIVTLGSIDINVGEIDR
- the nuoH gene encoding NADH-quinone oxidoreductase subunit NuoH, with the protein product MRLLNWYDFDPFRELYEWLAKHTEDWVVYLVSAIVGCVGILTFVGLGALINVWLERRIIGRMQVRRGPNRVGPWGLLQPVADAIKLIQKEVLQPDLADSKLFSLPPILVFIPAMLSFAVFAWAPDMVLANLDVGVLYLLALSSITALAVFIAGWASNNKYALLGAMRVIAMMVSYEAPMVMALLGPVLFVGTMSVAGLVAWQSHYGPLAIYVPISLVVYIVSATAELNRTPADIAEAESEIVAGYHTEYSGMKWGLFYAVELVNSLAVSAIVASLFFGGWWLGGLEEFVPPWIIFIVKTYIFYFGLIWLRGTLPRFRIDQLMALAWKMLLPLGLINAGILATEVLIWREADLGDWVLAVFAVVNIALAAGLLILFFRVITARLYRLPRRPVLVPTIQVPSLPAPKTTASLNPPAAAP
- a CDS encoding NADH-quinone oxidoreductase subunit J; its protein translation is MDDTAVVIAFWVLAILTIVSALMVALVRDLIHAVLFLILSFVGVAGLYITLSADFVAVVQVLIYAGAISVLMLFSILLTPRSARDNAPVNYSAPIASLAILLSVVLIYASVETNWAKASNDFGSTAREIGNALLDPYVLPFEVASVLLVVAMVGAIILVRPSEEAPAEGEQA